The following proteins are co-located in the Silene latifolia isolate original U9 population chromosome 1, ASM4854445v1, whole genome shotgun sequence genome:
- the LOC141654442 gene encoding uncharacterized protein LOC141654442 — translation MTLYYKTTDPLDYINHYKQKMMVIIATGPLKEACMCKGFESTLSGAALQWFVVLPNKSIANFAVLVNALNQQFARSRKPEKQTSDLYRIVQGFEESTRDYLNRFNKEKVAIPRCDIATAIQAFRRGLHQDSDLYKDLPKHPCTTFEEVQSKAIAVMRLKEDSAPIRGTYDSDPVSRKAPVEKRSERSKPYSRSVNKVSGSSEGKGEADLLPKVSEYGFTTNLAGLSKALQELGRRVRWPKPPAEGYSTRRKNTGKKCEFHGSNTHDTDECYSLRKEVKYHYDQGNLDHLLPRGTTRVNSADQVLPSPPPQYTRTLNVITGGSELCGLTYSTAKRVNRQNLPSVTFDETDAQFAPEQHHDALIITLPKGNCEVRKILVDTRSSVNLIMLETLKGTGFSENDLAKKAVPLVGFSGKTKHSLGEIVIPTYAGGVNKQERYLVIDGTSTYNVILGRPWIHEMKAIPSMYHQCLKFPTPWGVQEIRGDQEEAKDCYKVALKPTTGSPA, via the exons ATGACGCTCTATTACAAAACCACAGATCCACTTGATTATATCAACCACtataagcagaaaatgatggtgataatCGCAACTGGACCCTtaaaggaggcttgcatgtgcaaaggatttgagTCAACCTTGTCTGGAGCAGCCCTGCAGTGGTTCGTCGTCCTACCCAATAAAAGCATAGCCAACTTCGCCGTCCTGGTTAATGCATTAAACCAGCAGTTTGCCAGGAGCAGAAAGCCAGAGAAGCAGACCAGTGACCTCTACCGGATAGTGCAAGGGTTTGAGGAATCTACTCGTGATTACTTGAAcaggttcaacaaagagaaggtggcaATCCCGAGATGtgatatagcaaccgctatacaagccttccgccgGGGGCTACACCAGGACTCAGATCTATACAAGGACCTGCCCAAGCATCCTTGCACCACATTTGAGGAAGTACAATCAAAGGCCATTGCTGTCATGAGGCTGAAGGAAGACTCTGCACCCATAAGAGGCACTTATGATTCAGATCCAGTATCCAGAAAAGCCCCGGTAGAAAAGAGGAGTGAAAGATCCAAACCCTACAGCAGGAGCGTAAACAAAGTTTCTGGAAGTTCTGAAGGAAAGGGCGAGGCAGATTTGCTTCCGAAGGTAAGTGAGTACGGTTTTACCACTAATCTTGCAGGATTATCTAAAGCCCTGCAGGAGCTGGGTCGCAGAGTCAGATGGCCCAAACCCCCGGCAGAAGGATACTCCACCAGGAGAAAGAATACAGGCAAAAAGTGTGAGTTCCACGGCAGCAACACCCATGACACCGACGAATGCTATTCCCTCAgaaaagaagtcaagtatcaTTATGATCAAGGAAACCTCGATCACCTCCTACCCAGAGGCACAACCAGAGTGAACTCTGCAGATCAGGTTCTGCCATCTCCTCCTCCTCAATACACTAGAACTTTGAATGTTATTACAGGTGGATCGGAGCTATGCGGACTTACGTATTCAACAGCAAAGAG GGTCAATCGCCAGAATCTGCCATCAGTCACCTTTGACGAAACAGATGCTCAGTTTGCTCCAGAACAACACCACGATGCTCTAATCATCACGCTCCCCAAAGGAAACTGCGAGGTGAGAAAGATCTTGGTGGATACCAGAAGCTCCGTCAACTTAATTATGCTAGAGACGCTAAAAGGCACGGGATTCAGTGAAAATGATCTAGCAAAGAAGGCGGTCCCCTTGGTTGGTTTCAGTGGCAAAACAAAGCATTCCCTGGGAGAGATCGTCATCCCAACTTATGCCGGAGGTGTTAACAAGCAGGAAAGGTATCTGGTTATTGATGGAAcctctacttacaatgtgatCCTTGGTAGGCCCTGGATCCATGAGATGAAGGCAATACCCTCAATGTACCACCAGTGTCTGAAGTTTCCAACGCCTTGGGGTGTGCAAGAGATACGTGGGGAccaggaagaagctaaggattgctATAAAGTGGCTCTGAAGCCAACCACCGGCTCACCTGCATAG
- the LOC141654488 gene encoding cytochrome P450 94A1-like, whose amino-acid sequence MFELTNILTFSSFFILSIFLFFYFPKIFDFKTKQLNLIKPYPVIGHLFAFSHHKGDTLFQWFCGLIISSPSSTFVIHRPFGEQVVMTGNPANVEHILKTRFSNYEKGPIFRNTLKDLLGDGILNVDGDTWKFQRQVAIHEFNTKSLRKYIENVVDFELFNRLIPILTTAAKNKTVLDLQDILQRFTFDNICKIAFGYDPEYLSPSLTKGKFADALEDATMISTRRFRVLFPLVWKIRRFFNMGSEKRLKEAILEVREFARSLVKQRKNGINTSLENEDLLSRFLKGGHFEEENVIDIVIAFILGGRDTTSTALTWFFWILEKNKLAEEEIVREITKGGNRGDDNEENGCSSFKELKEMVYTHAALCESMRLYPPVPADTKQAETDDILPDGTRVRQGMRVSYFPYAMGRLESIWGSDWAEYRPERWLKEVNKDKGETKWRFVQRDAYSYPVFQAGVRTCIGKEMAFLQMKRVVAGILTKFRVIPVMEKGFEPVYVPMLTAKMEGGLRVRVQERME is encoded by the coding sequence ATGTTTGAGCTAACTAATATTCTtactttttcttcatttttcattctttcaaTTTTCCTCTTTTTTTACTTTCCTAAAATCTTCGACTTTAAGACTAAACAACTTAATTTAATAAAACCATACCCTGTCATTGGTCATTTATTTGCCTTTTCCCATCACAAAGGCGATACTTTATTCCAGTGGTTTTGCGGCCTTATAATCTCTTCCCCTTCTTCCACCTTCGTCATCCACCGTCCATTTGGCGAGCAGGTCGTCATGACCGGCAATCCCGCCAACGTGGAACACATCCTTAAAACACGCTTCTCGAATTACGAAAAAGGCCCTATTTTTAGAAACACTCTTAAAGACTTGTTAGGTGATGGAATTCTTAATGTTGATGGTGACACTTGGAAGTTCCAAAGGCAAGTTGCCATCCATGAATTTAACACCAAATCGTTACGAAAGTATATAGAAAATGTTGTCGATTTCGAGCTCTTTAATAGGTTGATACCAATACTAACAACTGCAGCTAAAAATAAAACCGTCCTTGACCTTCAAGATATACTTCAAAGATTCACATTTGACAACATTTGCAAAATTGCATTTGGGTATGACCCCGAATACTTATCACCCTCTTTAACAAAAGGGAAATTTGCTGATGCTTTAGAAGATGCTACAATGATTAGTACTCGAAGATTTAGAGTTCTTTTTCCATTGGTATGGAAAATCCGCAGATTTTTCAATATGGGGTCCGAAAAAAGGCTTAAAGAGGCAATTTTGGAGGTTCGTGAATTTGCAAGGTCTTTAGTTAAACAGAGGAAAAATGGGATTAATACTTCATTAGAAAATGAGGATTTGTTGTCAAGGTTTTTAAAAGGCGGCCATTTTGAAGAGGAGAACGTTATCGACATAGTTATTGCCTTTATACTTGGTGGAAGGGACACTACATCAACTGCTCTAACATGGTTTTTTTGGATTCTTGAAAAAAACAAGTTGGCTGAAGAAGAGATAGTAAGAGAGATAACCAAGGGAGGAAATCGAGGGGACGATAATGAAGAAAATGGGTGTTCTAGCTTTAAAGAACTTAAGGAAATGGTATATACCCATGCTGCTCTGTGTGAGAGCATGAGGTTATACCCGCCAGTCCCGGCCGACACTAAGCAGGCCGAGACTGACGATATCTTACCGGATGGAACTCGGGTAAGACAGGGTATGAGGGTTAGTTATTTTCCCTATGCTATGGGAAGGTTGGAAAGTATATGGGGTTCGGATTGGGCTGAGTATCGCCCAGAGCGGTGGCTGAAAGAGGTGAACAAGGATAAAGGGGAAACCAAGTGGAGGTTTGTGCAACGTGATGCGTATTCGTACCCGGTATTTCAAGCCGGGGTGCGGACATGTATAGGGAAGGAGATGGCTTTTTTGCAAATGAAAAGAGTTGTTGCTGGTATATT